The Cyanobacteriota bacterium DNA segment ATTGCTAAACCCTGCTCGCTAGTCTAAAGTGACCATTGTGACTACCTACGACCTGTCTTGCTGTGCTGCGATCCATTACGTTGCTGCTGGTTTCTAACATTTTTATGACGTTTGCTTGGTATGGCCACCTCAAAAATCTCAAGGTTGCTCCACTCTGGATTGCCATCGTAGCGAGCTGGTCAATTGCTCTCTTTGAATATTGTTTTCAAGTGCCTGCAAATCGTATAGGGTCTGAGTATTTCAGCCTACCCCAGCTTAAGGTGATTCAAGAAATCATAGCTATGCTGGTGTTTGCAGGATTTAGCGTGACCTATATGCAGGTACCCATCACTCGCAACTACATGCTGGCCGCTATGCTCTTGGCAGGCGCTGCTTATCTGATTTTCAGTGACAAGGCTGGATAGATGGATGATGAGAGTCTAAGCGATCGTCCCTCCCATGATGCTCACTTAGAAACACTGGCCCATGCTTGATGTAACCAGCGTTGTCGCCAGCGAGAGGCAGGCTCTAACTCAGAGGCGACTTGCTCCGCTTGCCGTCGGCTTACGATGACCTCAGCAGTATCTTGCAGGCTAAAATCACGGTAGGGAATGGCCGCACGGGTCAGCAGGTGTTCCTGTTCGTGTGGTGCCAA contains these protein-coding regions:
- a CDS encoding DMT family protein is translated as MRSITLLLVSNIFMTFAWYGHLKNLKVAPLWIAIVASWSIALFEYCFQVPANRIGSEYFSLPQLKVIQEIIAMLVFAGFSVTYMQVPITRNYMLAAMLLAGAAYLIFSDKAG